CGGCCGCTGCCTTACGAGCCAGACCTGGAGCGCATACCCGCGCGCGCACGCCAGTCATTTCCTGGAGGCGTGGTTTACTCCCAACATCTGCCCCGGGCGTAGCTCCTCGGCCCCGCCCACGGGGGCCACGGGCCCCTCAAACCCCATCTCGTCGGCGTCGCATACGAACCAGCCGGCGTCCCCATCCACCAAGTCCTCGAGCGCCTGGCCCGCTGTGGCCGGGCGCGGGTACTCCCGCAGCTTCCCCGTTGGAAGCAATACCATAGCCGTCGAGGCAAGCTGCCCCTttgcccgcaccgccgccgccgcgaccaCGCTGCCGCTGGACATGCAGAGCCTCATTGTGACTCTTGGCGTCTGATTTTAGGTTGGAGCTGCGTGTGTGGTGATCTTTGTGATGTTGTTGTGTGAGATAGAGATTTGGGTTGGGAGACGGCGATGGCGATGGAGTAGCCTTGGTCGGGCcagttatatataggaggagaaTATGACACAGTGGCGTTTGGCAGGGCCAGGGCAGCGTATATGTATGCGTGGACTCGATCGGATATTTGCTTCGTTTTCCCCAAACCGTTTGGGAGTGGAAGCTGTGTGTACGTGGTGGAGTATTGTATTTCGGTTTTGGTATGGTGCGCATCCATCTATCCACCATTCTTTGATCTTTCGTAACCATATACATATATACGTTATGGTGTAGTTTGCCGATTGTGGATTTGACCGCTctatttttttaatctttttttcaCCCACATAGATTATGTGTTCTTACTCAAAATTCAGTGGGAAAAAAACAATAAAACTAGTGCAAACATGTGGAAGACTGATTTTCTATTATGCATGTTATTCCGTTCATGCATGCATCACGGCATTACTTTGAGGTTTGTGCcacattttttttttattttttggcaaATTTTAGCGTGTTTCAAAGTACTAGATAATGTTTTCATTGGGTTATTTCTTGTTTCAATCATGTGTACCAGCAAGTCCACGCTAAAACAAATGCACCCATACTTATTGGTGCACAAAGAATCGTTATGATACACTACGAAAAAAACAAAACCCAATGAAAAATCATGTAACACTAGAAAACAAAACAAACTTTGCCACAAACCAAAAACATGCACAAATCTTAAAGTACCTACAGAAGATGGATACACACATGAGTGAATAGAATTTCTGTTGAGTAAATTAGAAATTTCTTGATTAATTTAATCCAAAGAACCATGAGCATGATATTGACAATATTAACGATATACTGATATTTGATCACATAAGCGATGGGGCAAAAGTGCAGTCTTATCTTACTTCTATGAGTGCTAGTGGCATGGATGTGCGCATACCTGGTGTACGTCCCTACCACGTCCTAAACAACAGAGCAAAAGTGTAGTCTTATCTGCTACAACGGTATAGTGTGGATGTCCGTAGTGTCTGTCCCCACCGTATCCAAAACAAAAAGAGCAAAGTGTGCGCTTTGTTTCCGCGGCTATGAAAGGATCTGCCACGACATCCTTCATAGTATCATGGTTGTGGCTGACCTGATTGCTCTTTACACATTTCTTGATTTCATGTAATCCCTGCAGGGAGTTTATTATCGTACTTGAGTGCTTAAGATGACAGTGCATGCGCTAAAGAAGCTAGTGGTCAATAGTTAATCAGCAGTACTGTAGTAGTAGCAGTAGTGCTCTTTGTTTTGTTTATTTGCTCTTTCATGGTATATCTTGTACGTGGATCTGAATCCAAGTGCGCATTGAGGTATCGTAGATTGATGTGATTAACCACATCACTCCCAGGGGCTGCTTTAAAAGTTTTCGGTGGATGTTCACATGTTTTGAACATGATCCAGAACAGAGAGAATTCTTTAGGTTATCCACCCGGTAAATTTGCGCCAAGCAATTATACCTCAGTTGCACACTGCTGCAGCAGCAACTGAGTTGTTGAATGGATAGATAGCGGCAGGCAAGAGAGTGCGCTCACCAAGATAACCGATGACGAAGGGATGGGTAAGCCCGGGATAACATATATGGTAGTGAAAGTTCACGTCTAGTGTGTGTATGTGTATTATGTTATAGAATGCGTCCCTACTGCCATTTAAAAAAGGGTGAAACCATAATCGCATATTTATTAGCAATGTCTAATTGAACTGAAATTGGTACCTTGGAACGAACTACTTAAGTGGTTGAATAACGTTCATCTCATGGAGGTCGGGACAAGTTCTGTGGGAACCTTCTCATAACGGCACACTCCAGATTAGGCCTTAACCAGGAGTTGTGTAAATTAAATGTTCCTCTAAAAACTCACAATATTTTGTTGGTTTTTAAGCAAGGGCTTCCTTGTCATAAAAATAAATAATCTACGACGTAGGTTTGTGGTGCGATTGAGAAAAAAAATGACATCAAATTTTTCTTTAGAAGTATTGATGCTTGGCGTTATTTTCAATAATGTCTTAGTTTTTTTGGCCAGACAATAATGTCTTGAGTTGTATGTACCGGACGTCATATCACTGGACCAAAGTCCATGAAACCCTCTGTCCTAGTGAACACTCATGGATCACAGTTGTGAGCGCTAGTGGCGCGAGTGGTGCTGGTACGTGGTGtgtgaccttaccatgtcataaacaATGGAGCAAAACCGCGATCTTATCTACTACTGCAATAGAAGAGAGTGGGTTTACGTGGTGCGCGTCCCCCACTGTATCCGAAGGGAAAAGACCAAATGCTTTATTTCCCTGGCTACGAAATGATCTGCCACGGCATCATGGCTGATGCTGATGTGGATTGCTTTTCTTACATATTTCCTGAGTGCTTAAGATGACAAGTAGTCAAGTGGGTGGTACTAAATCACACGGTGATTGATAGTAGTTAGTAGCAGTAGTTCCCTGTTTTGTTTATTTGCAGATTTGTGGTATCTTGTAGCCACGGTTGATTGTAAGTTGATTGGCCGAGAGATTGGGAGCATACTAACGAGTTTTCTAAACATTACAGAACAGAGTGAGTTGTTTAGTGTATCCACCATGTAAAGTTACGTCAagcagttagggcatctccaacactgaccCGTAAATGGACATCATAAATATCTGTTTTTATGTCCGGGCGTGATCCACATGCATGATGCGGGAGCCGGTGATTCAATGCTATTCCCATATTAATCCAGTTGGAAGATAGAAAAGAGAGGACGACCACGTGGTTACTTTTGGTTGGTCAAGTGGATGTTTGGACTCTAGCAAAGCTTCCCCAAGTTTGTTGTTAGGATACCAGAATCCGTACATCCCGACTGCTAAGCGGACATCTAAGGGTCCCTGTTGGATGCCAAAAGTGGTCCGAACACTGCAGTCCAGACGTATAGAGGAGTTTTGTGGGTCCACTTTAAAGATGCACTTAGACATCAGACTCTGAAGTGCACCAAATTAAATAGTATGTTGGTCTCGAGTGTGGCCGTTTGGCTCCCGGGCTCATCTGCGCCCATGGTGAATattaaattcaaaacaaatactagattgtttttaaaaaaaaatcaatttttttgcaTGGAAGATGCTTAGGTGCGTTAGGTCTGCTTCAATTTCAGCTCATTTGGCCATCTGAGTAGCTCTTGGCAAAAAGGATAAATTTGGGGTATGTGAAATAGTTTACTATTCATGTACTGTTCTGACCCAATTTGTTTTCTTTTGCTGAGAGGTACTAATatgtccaaatgagctgaaatttagAGAACGTCACACACCAAATCATCTTCCATGTTAaacaaatttatttatttttagaatttttttagtatttcttttgaattTTCTTTTAACCGGGTGCAGAAGAGCCCTGAATTAGAGATGGATATTCGGTTGGTATACGCGTACTTTTCAATAGCGATTTATAAAATAGTTACTTGGGTACTGGCTAATATCTTCCTTATTGTCATAAATATAAACACTAGCAAATATCTTGCTCTAATCATAATGTTATCTTTTGAATGATTCAGAGCAGGGTTAATATATTCTCCTGCAGTATATCTGCCCTTTTATAGTTTGACATAATTGTTTTTTAAGCCCTTCAGAAGAAGAGAACTAATATTAGTTCCTTAACGATTCGTAAGAGTTGCTTGACTTTTCCTTCCAGTAAAGATGCACCAAGCAAGCAGTGCTCTTCTAGTCTATCACTCACATTGGCCAACATATATGatattcatttattttattttatttgcgattgGTGTCATCAGTGAATGGAGGTGGTGGATATGGTTTTGCCTATATGTATGTAAGCAGATTGTGCATTACCCATGCATCACGTCGGTGAGAtattattctttttttttttgataGTGTCATGTATAGTCAGCTATATCTTGTTGTTATTTCGGTGTACTTTGGTAATCCTCCACACCTGCGCTGATAGGCACGAGGAAAGAAGATGCAAATATCTTATTTCAGCACACATTATATAGTTATTTCATTTTTAGACAATTCACAAAGAGTTATTAGGGACATGGAGTTTCTTAGCCCGAGCTCATATGAGCTCACTGAACAGtaaaattagaaaaataaataaaaaacaattcaaaaaattctgaatagCTTTCGGTGATAGCCTGACTGCCTGAGACTGAACAGAGATGAAGTTGCATCCACTGGGCAGTACAATTCTCATGTGGCTGGAAAGATGATCGTAACTGACATGAGCTACCGGCAAAGTAAGCAGTGTGCGCCGGGAACGAGCGAACGGAGCAGCAATGAGAAGAAAGAGTGCTCTGTCGCACCAACATCAGCTCGCTCTGTGATTCCATCTAATTGCAGGTTTTGAACATGTCAGAGATAGAGACGCCGTCGTAGCGTGTTTAATTTTGTTTTCTCCATCGTAGAAACTAGAGGAGATGCTTTGGCAAAATCAGGAATTTTATATTCACATTAATTTTGTTTTCTCCCTCGTAGCGTGTTCAGACACAAACTCGACTAACAAGCCAAAATTTCGTTCCTACAAATTACAGAGTCTAATCCACCTCCCCATCTGCCTATACCTTGCACGGGAAACGCCATTGTGTTGGTTCACTCGCACTCAGGGATGGCGGTCAGATCGGGTGCGAAGCGCGGCTGCATCCTCCCAGCACTCTTCGCACGCGCCACCGGCCGCCTCTTTGCCGCCAGCGCCGGCACGTTCTTGTAAGCGATGGTCTCGACTACCTCCTGGGGTGGGGCGAAAATGAGCGGCGCCACCGCGCCGGCTCGCCTCCGTCGTCCGCCGCCGGCGTTGGCCTTATTAACGAGCGCCACGGACGCCCTGACAGCGAGAGCGGCGAGGTCCTCGCGCTGGAGGCCGTTCCGTCGAGCCTCAGCGGGGAGCACGAAATATATCTGCCCCGGGCGTAGCTCCTCTGCCACAGCCACCGCGGCCACGGGGCCCTCGAACCCCATCTCGTCGGCGTCGCACAGGAACCAGCTGGCGTCCCCAGCCACTGAGTCCTCGAGCGCCTGGCCCGCTGTGGCCGGGCGCGGGTACTCCCGCAGCTCACCCATCGGAAGCAGTACCATAGCCGTCGAGGCAGGCTGCCCCTTTGCCCACACCGCCGCCTCCGGCACCGCGCTGCCGCTGGACATGCAAAGCCCCATTGTCACTCTTGGCTTCTGATTTTAGGTTGGAGCTGCGTCTGTGGTGATCTTTGTGATGTTGTTGTGTGAGCTTTGGGTTGGGAGATGGCGATGGCGATGGAGGAGGAGGCTTGGTCGGGCCACTTATATATAGGGAGGAGTATGACTCAGTGTTGTTTGGCAGGGCCAGGGCAGCATATACGCCGGGGACTCGGGATATTTGCTTCGTTTTCCCAAAACCGTTTGGGAGTGGAAGCTGCGTGTACGTGGCGGAGTATTGTATTTCGGGttggacgccgataactgccacacgtatGGGTGTTAAGGGATCTGCCCACACGTTCTGTGTGGTGcctaagaggaccagcccacacgcTTGTGTGTGGCCAAAACAACTAGCGCTCACACGCCTCTTTTTTCCCTTCCGGTCCCTtttacacgcgtgcgtgtgggtaaaatagataacgcccacacacccggtacgtcaggcctcgtacctcgtggtcccgcacgccccacgtgacactttaccgcgcgcccgcagttgccatgggtcggaccctcgtccatgttcgtttaagtgcagttgccatgtcgcttaactacggttgccatgtcggacaactacagttgccatgtttgctcaactgcagttgccatctcaggtcaaaattccagattgccattttttggacaactacatctgttgccatgtgtggtctggtctactgcagttgccatgatttcaaaattttaggagttgccacctactaacactaggcagttgccatgtagcactacaaaaaaaggcatggcaaaaaaacatgttcgggtaaaagagagagttgccatgtgctcacaagcacgctagggcagttgccatgtaaaaagaaagagttgccatctgcttacgtgcacgctagggcagtttgccatgtaccatgcaaaatatatggcaactgacatgtttgggtaaaaaaaaagagttgccatctgcttgcaatcatactagggcagttgccatgtacactgcaaaacgcatggcaactggcagcttgggtgttgaagaggaggcgggcgtgtgggcgagatggcaaacacccacacaccagcccttgtgcgtgactgaaaactagtgtgtgggcgaactgctaaacgcccacacaccggcccctccgtgtggtaaaacgaatgtgtgggcgacctctctcacacaccacacacgcgagttgtcctacgtggcgtacaaaatcagctaattcgtgccaagattcgtgcagaagttactggacggtgatggagacGTGTGCGtgagttggctaacgcccacacgtgtgggcgttacacTTTTGGTTCGGTTTTGGTACGGTGCGAATCCATCTATCCATCATTCTTTTATCTTTCGTAACCATATATACATACGTCATGTAACCACAGTAGTTATCATAATCTGAAATGAATAGCTAGATAGATTGCTAAACTTAGACTTGTCTTGTGCTCCAACTTCAGAGTATGTGTTCTTACTCAAAATTCAGTGGGGAAAAAAAACCCAATAAAACTAGTGCATACATGTGGGAGAGTGATTTTCTATTATGCATGTTATTCCGTTCATGCATGCATCACGGCATTACTTTGAGATTTGTGCTACTTTTTTTATTTTGGCAAATTTTATCATGTTTCAAAGTACTAGATAATGTTTTCATTGGGTTTATATTTTTTTTCAATCTGCATCGTCAtgtttcatgtcatcatgtgtaccAGCAAATCCACTCTAAAACAAATGCACTCATACTTATTGGTGCACAAAGAAACGTTATGATACACTAAAAAAAAAACCCAATGAAAAATCATGTAACACTAGAAAACAAAAGAAACCTTGCGAAAAACCCAAAACACGGCACAAATCTTAACGAACCGACAGACGATGGATACACACATGAGTGAATATCATTTCTCATTCACGTGGATGTTCTGATGCGCTTATATATGGGATCTCCCCTTCTTTAATATTACTGAATAATTGCATAAACACAATTTACGGTCATTTTTATTGTTAATGTGATTATGTATAAAATGGAAATTGAATCAGTACTTATTGACTTATCAAAGAAAGCATGATTTTATTTCTTATTTAAGTCAATAAGACATGGGCCAGTTGAGGTTGTCCTCAAGGAAAAATGGCCTACAAGAACTGTTGCAAATGTTCCATTCTGGACTATTGGCAACACCAGTTGAAAAAATCGACAAAACCGAAAACAGATGATGTGAGGTGGAGAGATAGGAGGAAAGAAATAACGGACGACACAACCATAAGTAATATTTAGGTGCGCGAAAAAAAATTTGAGTGAAATATTTTTTGAAGTTGGAGAAAAAAGGGAGTTGATGGTGACGGTATATCGCCACCTCTCTTGTTATACGAGACACGTGGGATATAAGTGAAAAATTGGAGGGTTTTCATTTTTCAACGTATAATTTAAGATGTATGACACTATCATTTACAGATATATGACCATATATGacacaaaaaaattaggtgtaccatGGTAGGAAAGTGGGTAGGGACGGTTTTGAGCGCATGATTCAAGATATCTTGCCTTCCATCATTTGCATGTATATCCATGTATGATCACACAGAAATTATGAATGTCAAGGTAAAAAGAGGAAATTAGTAATGTGTTAATGGCTATTTAATTGCTACAATTTTCGCGAATCAACCTGCGGATGAATGGTTAGAAGGACAGTGGtacacaacccaccagggttcaagtcctagacttgacaccGGTGCTCGCATTTTCCTGGATTAATTTCAGAacttccggcgatgtgcgttcagttgGAGGTGACGTTCTCGTCAACTACAAAGGTGTttgtggtgacttcgtcaatctcaagagatgtgccggctcagtctctcagagGTTCTCGTAagggtagggtgtgtgtgtgttttcatAGGGGTGAGTATATGTGCGTATGTATGCGCGTTTACATCTATGTTAAAAAAACAAGTTGCTAATATCTTCTCCACGAATGAGGGTTAAAAATATGACATGATTGTGAACTTGAGTTAGCAGCATATGTGTGTTCTTCATTTCAACTAGTAAAATAGGGTATCATACCTTACTAGGCCCCCTGGTGGCGCGTGGGAAACGGCGAGAAAATTCGTATATGGCGCAGTCAGTGGCTCCCGCGTCAGCACTCGGGGAGGCTTATCACTCCGCAGGAAACCTGCAGGCTGCGCAGGGTTTCAGAGCTTATTGACGCGTGTGGGACGTGGCGCATGGACCTCCTCCAATGGTACTTCCTCCCGGTTGACATCTACACCATCACGAGGACACGACTCTCCCCACGGGCTATTGATGATGTCCTCGCGTGGGCTCCAGAGAAAACCGGGGTGTTCTTGGTTCGGTCAGCATACCGCTTCGCCATGGACGAGCGTGAACACCCATTGGCAAGCGCTTCTAGCAGGGCACCGGATGGTCAGCGCGCCATCTGAAAGATCATATGGGGATGCCCTGCTCTCCCTAAGGTACGCGTTTTTGCTTGGCGCCTTGCCAAAAATTTCCTTGTGACTTGGAAAAATAAGTTTTCTCGTGGTTTGGAAGTCTCTGACATATGCCCCTTGTGCGGTACGGAACGCGATGACTGCTTCCACGCATTCTGCGTGTGCCCCTGTGCAGTTGAGTTGTGGCGTGCTATGCAAACAGATTGGGCGTTGCCTGATGTGATGAGTGTTCCGAACACCGGCCCGGAATGGCTGTTGGGTGTGTTGGAACCATTGCCAGACACATCCCGAATGGTGTTGTCGATGACTCTCTGGCGTGTTTGGCACGTACGTAACGAGATAACTCATGAGAAAGTCCCTCCGCCAACCGAAGCTTCCTGTCGTTTTCTTCAGGGGTACGTCAACTCGCTGCTGTGCATTCAGTTCCACCCAACTAGTGATATTGCCAAGGGCAAGATGCCTATGCACGTTGCTGGAGCTCCACATGTGAAGAAACATGCACCTCGGTCAGCCACTAGGAAGGATGAACTCACCTGGTCACCATCGCCGGAGGGCTGGACAAAGCTTAACACGGATGGAGCTTATCAGGCAGCGGACGGATCAGCTGGAGCGGGGATGGTGTTGAGAGATGATGTGGGGGGCCATAATTTTTACTGCTTGCAGGGGCTCTTTCATATGTGATAATGCCCTCCAGGCTGAGTTGGCTATCGAGAAGGCCTTGCGTTGGCCCTGGAGCGAACTGATCGACCCATCTTGATGGAGCTGGATTGTAAGGAGGCTGTATCCATGATAACAACTCCAGGCATAGATCGATCCAGCAATATGGCATGTATCCAGGAAATCAAGGCGTTGTTGGAAAATGATAGGGAAGTGGTGGTTAAGCTTATCAGCCGAAGTCAAAATAGAGTGAGTGATGCCCTAGCTGCGTATGGGCGTACAATGCCACGCACGGCTGTGTGGTTAGGCTCTAGCTTAGGGGAGATTGCTACCCTTTGTATGAACGATATTATGCCCCCTTAATTTAATACAGTCTCCtttctccccgcaaaaaaaaagcaaGATCCACTCCTTTGGTAATTCCATCAATAACAACCTTATCAAAAAAACTCTTAGTTCTGTTAACCCTCTTATAACGAGGGTAAAGACCCTAGTATAGAAAATATCtatacagttttgctaaagcacatctagatgtgccataatattgcacatctaagtcttaTATCATTGATTTTACATCGAGATTGGTGtggatattttccttttcttttttctttttcatcattatgcttgattcactcacttagatgtgcaataactagagcacatctagatgtgccctagacacacccatATCTATATAACCACAATTATTGGACCAATATATTACTTGCAAATGGAAATAGTTCTTTGTTAATTTCCTTTGTAAAAAGAGTTTATTAAATCCAAATTATGAAAAATGAATAAGTGGGTTCTTCTTCACGTGCCACCAGGGGGCCTAGATTGCATCTACTCCACTCATCGTTGCCATGGTGCGCCACCGAGGAAAGTGCCGGTGGTGGTAGGGAGGCCCTTTCGAGTTGTGGTGCCCTGGTGGGGCACATGATATGGCGGGGAGGGTCGGATGCTTCTCGTGCTACCATGTGTGCATCGGCGGCTACAACGGCTTGGTCCGGCAAATTGTCCTTCTACACAAGCAACGTATGACTTTTTTGCGTCACGAGTCGGCTAAAAGACGCGAGCAGAAAAACAAGCATTTTTAGTGGCCACCGGAGGCGGTAGTAACTAAGTTGATCAAAGCCGCCTGTAATATATCAAGCGCAAGCGGTTTACATTACTATAGATAGCTCCAGAGGCAGCTAGAACAACAAAACTGCCAGGAAGAAACATTAGAGTCGGTTGCTAATTTGTAACCGCCTAAAATTCTTGTCAACGTAGCCATTTTCTATTTGGTGGCCACTTGCGTCTGTTCTgttcgtcgggggggggggggggggggggggataggttTGCTACTCTCTATTTCCCTAACATTTTCCCTTGCCCTCCCCATTCCATGGGCAAACCCTTGCACCCATCCCTCGTGGCACTCCGCCCTTCCGCGGCGGCACGGTGGTCACCCGCCCATCCGAGGCGGGGCAGTGGGTGGAAGATCTGACCGTCCACGGCAACCATGTGGCCGATCCGCTCATTCACGGCGAGGTGGCCGATCAAACCATCTCAGGCAGTGCGGTGGCACAACCACCAATCCACATCGGCGCGGTGGATGATCTGCCCATCTGAGGCGGCGCGATGGAAGCTCCACCCATCCACGGTGTCATGGTGGCAGATCTGCCCTTTGGCGCCTGCCTGATGGTGTAGTGGTAGATCCGCGCGTTGGCGGCTGCCCGACGACGCGGTGACTCTGCGGGCATTGGATTGTCGCCGCTGCTGACCTCCATAGAGGTCTCCGAATCTCCGGCATGGTGAGCTCACAAATGTTTCACCATAGATTATATAATTATGTGCGTTTAGTTGCTGCTTATAGGGTTTGCGAATGTATGCTTATATCTTTTTGTATGATTAGTTGTTGCTTACATAAATATGTTTTGCCATGGATTATATATTTTTGTATGTTTAGTTGCTACTTCTAGGGTTGGCGATTGTATGCTTATATCCTTTTGTATGATTAGTTGCTGGTTATATAATTATGTTTCGCCATGGTTTATATATTTCTGTGTGTTTAGTTCTGCTTCTAGAGTTGGCAACTGTATGCTTGTGTTTATCTCAATGTTTTCTTTAAATTTCATTCGCGTGACTGGTTAAGAAATGAAATGACAACCCCCATGGAATTGTACGAGAAATGTTGAATAGTAGTTCTATGTGAATTTTGGTATCATGACTGATTACAAAATGGAATGGCTGCTCATGAAGATCTTGGAGGTCGTTAGAAATACACATTGGTCTCTGGGCGTCCGTGTATTGGAGACGGTTTACCAAAACAAACCACTTACACGCATGCGTTGTTTCAAGTATTAGCGACATAGGCTTTGAGGCGTAAACTGGAACCGCCTCCGGCCCATCTACAAAAAACGTCTACAATGCTCGTGTTTCTACAAGTGAGATGCTCTGGTTGGGCATGCTTGTAAAGAGGGTGGTTGATGACATGTAAGATTTGGTTCAAGCAACATCACCGCTTTGTATGTCGTTAACTTGGTGAAGGTGTTGACTCGATGTTTCACTTCGGGGGTGATAGCATCCGATGTTTATTGGTTCAACCTGACAACATCAATTCTTTGTTAGGTATTATGCTGCTCTGTTGACAGATTGTTGTCCATGGTGATAAGCTTTTGTGCGAATAAATACATGTTGTTGTGTGGATGGTCCAAAGCTGATGACATCATATTTTTCTTTTCGGTATTGACACGTAA
This DNA window, taken from Triticum aestivum cultivar Chinese Spring chromosome 1D, IWGSC CS RefSeq v2.1, whole genome shotgun sequence, encodes the following:
- the LOC123178926 gene encoding uncharacterized protein: MGLCMSSGSAVPEAAVWAKGQPASTAMVLLPMGELREYPRPATAGQALEDSVAGDASWFLCDADEMGFEGPVAAVAVAEELRPGQIYFVLPAEARRNGLQREDLAALAVRASVALVNKANAGGGRRRRAGAVAPLIFAPPQEVVETIAYKNVPALAAKRRPVARAKSAGRMQPRFAPDLTAIPECE
- the LOC123178942 gene encoding uncharacterized protein, which gives rise to MRLCMSSGSVVAAAAVRAKGQLASTAMVLLPTGKLREYPRPATAGQALEDLVDGDAGWFVCDADEMGFEGPVAPVGGAEELRPGQMLGVNHASRK